Part of the Streptomyces antimycoticus genome, GCGAGGCGGGGGTCCGGGCCCAGGCCACGGGCGAGCGCACGATCGTCGAGATGATCGAACGCCCCGCCTTCTACAGCTGACGCCCCACAGCTGACGACCCACAGCTGACGCCCAGCGGACCGGCCGTTTCCACGCGGCCGGTCCGCTGTCGCCATGGCAGAGGAGCGATCGTCCGGTGCGTCACTCCTGCGTCACAGCCGTCACATCTCCACACGTCTACGTCACAGGTGCTCAACAGCCCCTGGCCGCCCGTCACTCAGCGTCGTTGACCCGGGCACAGGCTGATGGAGCGTGAGCAGGCGCGCCGCGGCTCCCCCGACGGCCCCACTGGCCGTGGCCGCGACGACCTGCGGAAGGGCATAAGAGATGACCGACCGGAGGCTGTGGTCCTACAAGGAGATCGCCGCGCATATCGGTGTGCAGACCGACACCGTGCGGTCCTACCGCAAGCACGGCCTGCTGCCGCCCCCCGATCTGGTGGAGGGCGGCAAGCCGTACTGGTACGCGGATACGATCCGCTCCTGGGTGGCCCGCAGACCCGGCAACCGCCGCGCCCGGCGGGACGCCAAGGATTAGCGGCGCCGTGGTGCCGTATCCCCGTGATCCGTTAGCGGCGGCCCGTGCTCACCCGGTCCCGCGCCCTCTCCCCGTCCCCGGACAGCCCGTCCTCCTCACACTGGCCGTCCGCCTCGCTGCCACTGGCGGCATCTGTGCCGGTCCCGGCGTCCGTGCGGCTTCCGGCGGGGGCGGACTCCCCCTCGCTCAGCCCGAACCGGGTGTGCAGCCGGCGCAGCGGGCCAGGGGCCCACCAGGTGGCCCGGCCGGTCAGCTTCATCACCGCCGGCACCAGCAGACCGCGCACCACCATCGCGTCCATCAGCACGGCCAGGGCGATGCCCAGCCCCAGCATCTTGGTGTTGGTGACCCGCGAGGTGCCGATGCCCACCATCACCACGGCGAGGATCAGTGCCGCCGCCGTGATCAGGCCGCCGGTGCGCCGCAGTCCGAACTCGACCGCCGCCTGATGGTCCCCGGTGCGGTCGTACTCCTCCTTGATCCGGGAGAGCAGAAAGACCCCGTAGTCCATGGAGAGACCGAAGGCGACGCAGAACATCAGGACGGGCAGGGTGGTCTCGATATCGCCGGAGGTGGTGAAGGAGAGCGGACCGGATAGATGCCCGTCCTGGAAGACCCACACCACCGCGCCGAACATCGCGGTCAGACTGAGTGCGTTGAGCAGCACCGCCTGAAGCGGTATCAGCACACTGCCGGTGAGCAGGAAGACCAGCAGCAGGGTGACGGCGACGATGATGCCGGCGGCCCAGGGCAGCCGGTCGCCTATGGAGTCCTTGGTGTCCACCAGGACGGCGGCGGTGCCGGTGACCGAGGTGGTGAATGGCGCCTCCTGGGCGCGGATCGTGCGCACCAGGTCCTGGCTGGCGGCGTCCACGGCCTCGCCCTTGGGCAACACGGTGATGTCGGCCGAGCCACCGGCGAGACGAGCGGCCTCCGCCGGCCCCGGCTCGGCCACCCGCCGCCCGTCCGCGAACCGGCCCGCCGGGCCGTCCACCCGCAGCACCTGGGGGAGGGCGGAGACCTTGGCGCTGTAGTCGGCGAGGGCCTTGGTGCCGGTGTCGCCCTCGGCGAGGACCTCCACCGCGCCCCCGGGACCGCCGGGGAACCCCTCCCGGATGTGCTGCTGCACCACATGGGACTCGGCGCTCGACGGGAGCTGGCGGTCGTCCGCGGTGCCGAACTCCACCCTCAGGAACGGCAGTCCCAGCGCGACCAGACCCGCGACGGTGGCCAGCGCGAACAGCGGGGCGCGCCGCATCACCAGCCGGGCGAGCCGCGCCCAGCCCGCCCCGGGCTCACCCTTGCGGGCCGGGCGGCCGCGGCGCAGCAGCCGGGTGAGGTCCAGGGCGTTGACCCGGTCCCCCAGCAGGATGAGCGCCGCGGGCAGGACCACCAGGGCGGCGGTGGCGGCGATCAGCACCACCGCGATCCCCGCATAGGCGAAGGAGCGCAGGAAGTACTGCGGGAAGACGAGCATGGCGGCGAGCGAGGCGGCGACGGTCAGCGCCGAGAAGAGCACGGTGCGCCCGGCGGTGCGCAGCGTGGTCGCGACGGCGGGCAGCTTCTCCGCGCCCTGGGCCAGCTCCTCCCGGAAGCGGCGCACGATGAACAGGGCATAGTCGATGGCGAGTCCGAGGCCGAGCGCGGTGGTCAGGTTCTGCGCGAAGACCGAGACATCGGTGAACTCGGTGAGCCCGCGCAGCACCGCGTCGGTGCCGAGGATGGCGATGATGCCGACGCCGAGCGGAAGCAGGGCGGCCACGGCGCTGCCGAAGACCATGACGAGCAGCACCAGGGTGATGGGCAGGGCGATCATCTCGGCCCGCAGCAGATCCTCCTGGATGGTGGACTGCAGCTCATGGCGGACCGCGACCATCCCGCCGACCGATACCTCGACCGGGCCATGGGCGCCCCGGTAATGGGGCGCTATGCGCTCCAGCGTCTTGCCGGCGGCGGACTCGTCGCCCACGATCCGCGCGGCGATGATCGCCTCGCCCCGGTCACGGGCCCGCAGCGAGGGCGCGCCGGTGGCCCAGTACGAGGTAACGCCGGTGACCGCCTGCTCATCCGAGAGCTTCTTGGCGAGGGCCCGGGCCTCGGCGGCGACGGCCGGGTCGTCCACGGTCCTGCCACCGCTGTCGACAAGCAGGATCAGATTGGGCTGGGAGGCGGGGAAGCGCTTCTCCAGTGCCTTGGTGGCATACGAGGACTCGGCCGCCGGGTCCTCCCAGCCGCCGCTTCCCAGCCGGTCGGCGACCCCGCTCCCGGCCACGACGGCCAGCGCCGTGAAGAGCAGAGCGATCAGAAGGGACAGCCGCGGCCGCGCGGTGACCAGGCGCGTCCACCCTCCGATCCGGTCCCCGGGTGGGCGGTTGACATCGGTCATGGCGCGGTGTCCCCTTCACCTGTGCCCCATGCCGCCACCCACACGTCCGTAGGCAGCATGGGTCGCTGATTACCATGGGTGGTAAACACGAGCGACCGCTCGCGTTTCTCAAGAATGCGAGTGAGCGCTCGTGTTTGTCAATCGAACACGGAGAGCCGGGGAAAACAGGTGAGCGAGAGCAAGGCGGACCTGCGCGACGAAACACCGAAGCCGCGCCGCAGACAGGCGCGCGGTGAGCGCCGGATCCAGCAGCTGCTCGACGCCGCCGCCCATGTCTTCTGCCGTACCGGCTACACCTCGGCGAGCACCAACGCCATCGCCCGCGAGGCCGGGGTCTCCCCCGGCACGCTGTACCAGTTCTTCCCGAACAAGGAGGCCATCGCCGTCGAGCTCGGCGAGCGCCTCAACCGCCGGATGATGGAGACCCACGGGATCGTCTTCGCACCCGAGAACGTCGGACTGCCCCTCGGCGAGCTGCTCGACACGGTCCTCGACCCGATGATCGAGTTCAATTGCGCGAATCCGGTCTTCCTGGCCCTGATCCAGTCCTCCGACGCACCGGGCCGGCTCCTCGAAGAACACGCCGAACTGCACGACTCGATCCAGGACCGCATCAGCGAGCTGATCGGCGTCCGCAACCCCGGCCTCTCCCCCGAGCGCCGCACCCACACCACCACCATGGCGTTCGCCCTGTTCAAGGTCGGACTGGCGCTGATCCTCGGCCATGAGGGCGCTGAACGGGAGGCGTACGTCGCGGAGCTGAAGGCCGCTCTGTACGGCTATCTCGCCCCGGTGCTCGGCACCGAGGGAGTCCGCGCCCGCCCCTGACCCCACACCACGCCCTCTTTCCCCGGCCCCTCGTATGCCCCGGACCGGGGAGAAGTGCGCGCGGGCGCGGCACACCTGTCACGGACCGGCGCACCACCGGCTTCCATCGATACCCCCTAGGGGTATAAACTGGGGATCGTCAGGAGACGCTGAGGCATTCCGGTGCCTCCTGCGCACCGACCGTCACGCTCATCCCACACAGGAGAAACCCCATGAGCTCCGAGGCTGTCACCACCGTCTACCAGGTGACCGGTATGACCTGCGGCCACTGCGAAGGCGCCGTCGCCGAGGAGATCGGCACCCTCGACGGCGTCACCTCCGTCAAGGCCGTGGCGTCCACCGGGCAGGTCACCGTGATCTCGGCCGCTCCGCTGGACGACGAGACCGTCCGCGCCGCCGTGGACGAGGCGGGCTACGAGCTCACCGGCCGGGCGGCCTGAGCGAGCCCCCACCCAACCTCCGCCGGGACCGTACCGCCCTGCTCATACAGTCGCCGTACGGCCCGGCCCTCCTCCCAGGAGACCAGACATGACCAGCACGGCACCCCCCGCCGGGGCCGCCGCCGACACCACGGCGACGACCGGCGGGCCCTCGCAGGTCCAGCTCGCCATCGGCGGTATGACCTGTGCGTCCTGCGCCGCGCGCATCGAGAAGAAGCTCAACCGCCTCGACGGCGTCACCGCCACGGTGAACTTCGCCACCGAGAAGGCCAAGGTGTCCTACGGCGCGGGGATCGAGGTCGCCGACCTGATCGCCACTGTCGTCAAAACCGGGTACACCGCCGAGGAACCGCGCCCCGTCGTGCCCGAGCCCCGCACTCCCGGGGACACCGGCGCACCGGAGGCCGACCGGCGGGGCGAGGCCGGACCGGACCCGCTGCGCCACCGCATGCTCGTCTCCCTCGCCCTGTCCCTGCCCGTCGTGGTGCTGGCGATGGTGCCGTCGCTGCAGTTCGACAACTGGCAGTGGCTCTCGCTCACCCTCGCCGCGCCGGTCGTCGTCTGGGGCGGCGCGCCCTTCCACAAGGCCGCCTGGACGGGCGTCCGGCACGGCGCGGCCACTATGGACACCCT contains:
- a CDS encoding helix-turn-helix transcriptional regulator; translation: MTDRRLWSYKEIAAHIGVQTDTVRSYRKHGLLPPPDLVEGGKPYWYADTIRSWVARRPGNRRARRDAKD
- a CDS encoding MMPL family transporter, encoding MTDVNRPPGDRIGGWTRLVTARPRLSLLIALLFTALAVVAGSGVADRLGSGGWEDPAAESSYATKALEKRFPASQPNLILLVDSGGRTVDDPAVAAEARALAKKLSDEQAVTGVTSYWATGAPSLRARDRGEAIIAARIVGDESAAGKTLERIAPHYRGAHGPVEVSVGGMVAVRHELQSTIQEDLLRAEMIALPITLVLLVMVFGSAVAALLPLGVGIIAILGTDAVLRGLTEFTDVSVFAQNLTTALGLGLAIDYALFIVRRFREELAQGAEKLPAVATTLRTAGRTVLFSALTVAASLAAMLVFPQYFLRSFAYAGIAVVLIAATAALVVLPAALILLGDRVNALDLTRLLRRGRPARKGEPGAGWARLARLVMRRAPLFALATVAGLVALGLPFLRVEFGTADDRQLPSSAESHVVQQHIREGFPGGPGGAVEVLAEGDTGTKALADYSAKVSALPQVLRVDGPAGRFADGRRVAEPGPAEAARLAGGSADITVLPKGEAVDAASQDLVRTIRAQEAPFTTSVTGTAAVLVDTKDSIGDRLPWAAGIIVAVTLLLVFLLTGSVLIPLQAVLLNALSLTAMFGAVVWVFQDGHLSGPLSFTTSGDIETTLPVLMFCVAFGLSMDYGVFLLSRIKEEYDRTGDHQAAVEFGLRRTGGLITAAALILAVVMVGIGTSRVTNTKMLGLGIALAVLMDAMVVRGLLVPAVMKLTGRATWWAPGPLRRLHTRFGLSEGESAPAGSRTDAGTGTDAASGSEADGQCEEDGLSGDGERARDRVSTGRR
- a CDS encoding TetR/AcrR family transcriptional regulator — encoded protein: MSESKADLRDETPKPRRRQARGERRIQQLLDAAAHVFCRTGYTSASTNAIAREAGVSPGTLYQFFPNKEAIAVELGERLNRRMMETHGIVFAPENVGLPLGELLDTVLDPMIEFNCANPVFLALIQSSDAPGRLLEEHAELHDSIQDRISELIGVRNPGLSPERRTHTTTMAFALFKVGLALILGHEGAEREAYVAELKAALYGYLAPVLGTEGVRARP
- a CDS encoding heavy-metal-associated domain-containing protein; protein product: MSSEAVTTVYQVTGMTCGHCEGAVAEEIGTLDGVTSVKAVASTGQVTVISAAPLDDETVRAAVDEAGYELTGRAA